In Onychostoma macrolepis isolate SWU-2019 chromosome 14, ASM1243209v1, whole genome shotgun sequence, a single window of DNA contains:
- the ltc4s gene encoding leukotriene C4 synthase has product MMLDQVVLLAAVTVLGLLEQAYFSLKVIYARRKHSVSPPATTGPPEFERVFRAQANCSEYFPLFVFSLWLAGIFFSQALAALFGLLYLYGRYLYFHGYAESAQGRLEPLYFSAKMLWVLIALAGAGVICTMTQVYLGLDLLHFFSHVLGLTEHT; this is encoded by the exons ATGATGCTGGATCAGGTCGTGCTGTTAGCAGCCGTCACAGTGTTGGGATTGCTGGAACAAG CGTACTTCTCTCTGAAGGTGATCTACGCGCGGAGAAAGCACTCGGTGTCCCCGCCTGCCACTACCGGACCTCCGGAGTTTGAGAGGGTCTTTCGAGCCCA AGCAAACTGTTCAGAGTATTTCCCCCTGTTCGTCTTCTCGCTTTGGCTGGCTGGAATTTTCTTCAGTCAAG CATTGGCAGCGTTGTTTGGGCTGCTGTACCTTTATGGACGGTATCTGTACTTCCACGGCTATGCGGAGTCTGCTCAGGGCAG ACTGGAGCCGCTGTACTTCAGTGCAAAGATGCTGTGGGTCCTGATCGCTCTGGCCGGGGCGGGGGTCATCTGCACCATGACGCAGGTCTATCTGGGACTGGACCTGCTGCACTTCTTTAGTCATGTTCTGGGCCTGACCGAACACACGTGA